A stretch of Desulfarculaceae bacterium DNA encodes these proteins:
- a CDS encoding efflux RND transporter permease subunit — protein sequence MKSVISWFARNHVAANLLMIFFVLAGAVTALTMKLEVFPETSLDTITITVEYRGASPSEVEEGVIQKIEENIAGLAGIRRIDSKATEGMAMIIVEVVKGWDLQNLLDEIKSEVDRITTLPDEAEKPVIRETTRRTQVLWVAVFGQVSEATLKAVTQRLKDDITTLPGVTMADLFGVRNSEIHIEVSEQTLRRYNLTLQSVANAVARASLDLPAGSIKTEGGEVLVRAKGRKYRAVEYSEVPVITRTDGSKVTLGQIAKITEGFQDDQELFARFNGEPANLIQVYRVADQNALDVASEVKEYIAKVGPELPAGIKVDFFADRSKVLKSRIDLLLRNMIQGLILVVIILGLFLSPKLSFWVTLGIPISFLAAIWSLPYFDVSINMISLFAFIMVLGIVVDDAIVVGEQVFTLREDGMKPMKASIEGATLIGKPVIFSVLTTVAAFMPLMMASGMMGKIMRNIPVVVIAVLIASLIESLFILPSHLAGSKDKPRPKGKEKFTARWLQKVIRGPYAKALDLCLRWRYATLAAGIAVLLVAVGLFMGGFVKFTLFPVVEGDMLTANLELPAGAPPEETTKVVSQLEDAAKQSLAEADQKRPKGSEPLHKYTVSLVGISTGGRGSHSGGSASAGGHMATVFVEVLEGEKRNMSTKEMVNGWRQKTGPVAGAESLTFTGELFSAGNPIEVHLSAPNEDELVRASDELKERLATYTGVFDIADSFTPGKWEMQLELKPAARSLGLTLQDLAQQVRYAFYGAEALRLQRDQDEVRVLVRYPESERRAITDVQNMRIRTAGGEEVPFSQVALVKMTRGYTSVDRAQRRRVIKVTADVNPDQANASELRRWLEKSVLPELIAKYQGLRYTIEGAGREERESLSDVLNGFVLALFLIYALLAIPFRSFSQPFIVMAAIPFGLVGALAGHFIMGLGTSLLSLFGMVGLTGVVVNDSLVLIDAANRLRAAGMSPGEAIREAGPMRFRAIILTSLTTFGGLAPIIFERSLQAQFLIPMAVSLGFGVLFATGITLLLIPSGYLILDDIHNIIDRIRGRKGKEAELAEEL from the coding sequence ATGAAGAGCGTAATCTCCTGGTTCGCGCGCAACCACGTTGCCGCGAACCTGCTGATGATCTTCTTCGTGCTTGCCGGCGCGGTCACCGCCCTCACCATGAAGCTGGAGGTGTTTCCCGAGACCAGCCTGGACACCATCACCATCACCGTGGAGTATCGCGGCGCCAGCCCCTCGGAGGTGGAAGAAGGCGTAATCCAGAAGATCGAGGAGAACATCGCCGGCCTGGCGGGCATCCGCCGCATCGATTCCAAGGCCACCGAGGGCATGGCCATGATCATCGTGGAGGTGGTCAAGGGCTGGGATCTGCAAAATCTCCTGGACGAGATCAAGAGCGAGGTTGACCGCATCACCACCCTGCCCGACGAGGCCGAAAAGCCGGTGATCCGCGAGACCACCCGGCGCACCCAGGTGCTCTGGGTGGCCGTGTTCGGCCAGGTGTCCGAGGCCACCCTCAAGGCGGTCACTCAGCGCCTCAAGGACGACATCACCACCCTGCCCGGGGTGACCATGGCCGACCTGTTCGGGGTGCGCAACAGCGAGATTCACATTGAGGTGTCGGAGCAGACCCTCCGGCGCTACAACCTGACCCTGCAAAGCGTGGCCAACGCGGTGGCCAGGGCCAGCCTGGACCTGCCCGCGGGCAGCATCAAGACCGAGGGCGGCGAGGTGCTGGTCAGGGCCAAGGGCCGCAAGTACCGCGCCGTGGAATACTCCGAGGTGCCGGTGATCACCCGCACCGACGGCTCCAAGGTGACCCTGGGCCAGATCGCCAAGATCACCGAAGGCTTCCAGGATGACCAGGAGCTCTTCGCCCGTTTCAACGGCGAGCCGGCCAACCTGATCCAGGTCTACCGAGTGGCCGACCAGAACGCCCTGGACGTGGCCAGCGAGGTCAAGGAATACATCGCCAAGGTGGGCCCGGAGCTGCCGGCCGGCATCAAAGTGGACTTCTTCGCCGACCGCTCTAAGGTCCTCAAGAGCCGCATCGACCTGCTGCTCAGAAACATGATCCAGGGCCTTATCCTAGTGGTCATCATCCTGGGTTTGTTCCTTAGCCCCAAACTATCCTTCTGGGTCACCCTGGGCATACCCATATCCTTCCTGGCGGCCATCTGGTCCCTGCCCTATTTCGACGTGTCCATCAACATGATCAGCCTGTTCGCCTTCATCATGGTCTTGGGTATCGTGGTGGATGACGCCATCGTGGTGGGCGAGCAGGTCTTCACCCTGCGCGAAGACGGCATGAAGCCGATGAAGGCCTCCATCGAGGGCGCCACTCTCATCGGCAAGCCGGTGATCTTCTCGGTGCTCACCACGGTGGCCGCCTTCATGCCCTTGATGATGGCCTCGGGCATGATGGGCAAGATCATGCGCAACATCCCGGTGGTGGTCATCGCGGTGTTGATCGCCTCGCTAATCGAGTCGCTGTTCATCCTGCCCTCGCACCTGGCGGGCTCCAAGGACAAGCCGCGCCCCAAGGGCAAAGAGAAGTTCACCGCCCGCTGGCTGCAAAAGGTCATCCGCGGCCCCTACGCCAAGGCTCTGGACCTGTGCCTGCGCTGGCGCTACGCCACCCTGGCCGCGGGCATCGCGGTGCTCTTGGTCGCGGTGGGCCTGTTCATGGGAGGATTCGTCAAGTTCACCCTGTTCCCGGTGGTGGAGGGCGACATGCTCACCGCCAACCTGGAGCTGCCCGCCGGGGCCCCGCCCGAGGAAACCACCAAGGTGGTGAGCCAACTGGAGGACGCGGCCAAGCAGTCCCTGGCCGAGGCGGACCAGAAGCGCCCCAAGGGCTCCGAGCCCCTGCACAAGTACACCGTCAGTCTGGTGGGGATCAGCACCGGCGGCCGCGGCAGCCACAGCGGCGGCTCGGCCAGCGCCGGCGGCCATATGGCCACGGTGTTCGTGGAGGTCCTGGAGGGCGAAAAGCGCAACATGAGCACCAAGGAGATGGTCAACGGCTGGCGCCAGAAGACCGGCCCGGTGGCCGGTGCCGAGTCGCTCACCTTCACCGGCGAGCTGTTCAGCGCAGGCAACCCCATTGAGGTGCATTTGTCCGCGCCCAACGAAGACGAGCTGGTCCGGGCTTCGGACGAGTTGAAGGAAAGGCTGGCCACCTACACCGGGGTGTTCGACATCGCCGACAGCTTCACCCCGGGCAAGTGGGAGATGCAGCTGGAGCTCAAGCCCGCCGCGCGCAGCCTGGGCCTGACTTTGCAAGACCTGGCCCAGCAGGTGCGCTACGCCTTCTACGGGGCCGAGGCCCTGAGGTTGCAGCGCGACCAGGACGAGGTGCGGGTGCTGGTGCGCTACCCCGAGAGCGAGCGCCGGGCCATCACCGACGTGCAGAACATGCGCATCCGCACCGCGGGCGGCGAGGAGGTGCCTTTCAGCCAGGTGGCTCTGGTCAAGATGACCCGGGGCTACACCAGCGTGGACCGGGCCCAGCGCCGCCGGGTGATCAAGGTGACCGCCGACGTGAACCCAGACCAGGCCAACGCCAGCGAGCTTCGGCGGTGGCTTGAAAAGAGCGTGCTGCCCGAGCTGATCGCCAAGTATCAGGGGCTGCGCTACACCATCGAGGGCGCGGGCCGCGAGGAGCGCGAGTCGCTCTCCGACGTGCTCAACGGCTTCGTCCTGGCCCTGTTCCTCATCTACGCCCTCTTGGCCATACCCTTCCGCTCCTTCAGCCAGCCCTTCATCGTCATGGCCGCCATCCCCTTCGGGCTGGTGGGGGCCCTGGCCGGCCACTTCATCATGGGCCTGGGCACCAGCCTGCTGAGCCTGTTCGGCATGGTGGGCCTCACCGGCGTGGTGGTCAACGACTCGCTGGTCTTGATAGACGCGGCCAACCGGCTGCGGGCTGCGGGCATGAGCCCCGGAGAGGCGATACGCGAGGCCGGGCCCATGCGCTTTAGGGCCATCATCCTGACCTCGCTGACCACCTTCGGCGGCCTGGCGCCCATCATCTTCGAGCGCAGCCTACAGGCGCAGTTCCTCATCCCCATGGCGGTGAGCCTGGGCTTCGGCGTGCTCTTCGCCACGGGCATCACCCTGCTCTTGATTCCCAGCGGCTACCTGATATTGGACGACATCCACAACATCATAGACCGCATACGGGGCCGCAAGGGCAAGGAGGCGGAGCTGGCCGAGGAGCTCTAG
- a CDS encoding radical SAM protein, giving the protein MSIVHLLYADQDGNILDHPGLALAGSAGGRWETVDEKQCIPLPPGSELFLLPGRRPVGVNPDGGFEVVTEDPSGGDGPVSAVAAFVAPAHTATLWAAYDRLPDAPNLPLFAYAAVGFARGRMLATAIRVDPLPRQDPERFPPPQRLQSAAQRILRRFGDNRLMQHLGHCAMGYGCPAARNLMLGRWEAPLPTASACNAGCLGCISSQPEGVFPVTQERITFTPYPEEVAEVALHHFATGRDPLVSFGQGCEGEPLTQGDLLEESIRLIRAKEPKGTVNLNSNGSLPGVVSRLMEAGLSSIRVSVNSLVPERHQAYYQPRGWSLQDAIESIKVVKAAGGHTSLNLLTMPGVTDRPEEFEALAQVVADTGLDLIQWRNLNIDPEVYLETLGLQPPTERMGIPQMIAALKLRFRALKHGYFNPKLESSRSV; this is encoded by the coding sequence ATGAGCATCGTCCACCTGCTGTACGCCGACCAGGACGGCAACATCCTGGACCACCCGGGCCTGGCCCTGGCCGGCTCGGCCGGCGGCCGCTGGGAGACGGTGGACGAGAAGCAGTGCATCCCCCTGCCTCCGGGCAGCGAGCTGTTTTTGCTGCCGGGCCGCAGGCCGGTGGGGGTGAACCCGGACGGCGGCTTCGAGGTGGTGACAGAGGATCCCTCGGGCGGCGACGGTCCGGTGAGCGCGGTGGCCGCTTTCGTGGCCCCGGCCCACACCGCCACCCTGTGGGCGGCCTATGACCGCCTGCCCGACGCGCCCAACCTGCCCCTGTTCGCCTACGCGGCGGTAGGCTTCGCGCGAGGGCGCATGTTGGCCACGGCCATCCGGGTGGACCCGCTGCCCCGCCAGGACCCGGAGCGCTTCCCCCCGCCCCAGCGCCTGCAATCCGCCGCCCAGCGCATCCTGCGGCGCTTCGGCGACAACCGCCTCATGCAGCATCTGGGGCACTGCGCCATGGGCTACGGCTGCCCGGCGGCGCGCAACCTCATGCTGGGCCGCTGGGAGGCCCCCCTGCCCACGGCCTCGGCCTGCAACGCCGGGTGCCTGGGCTGCATCTCCAGCCAGCCCGAGGGCGTCTTCCCGGTCACCCAGGAGCGCATCACCTTCACGCCCTATCCCGAGGAAGTGGCCGAGGTGGCCTTGCACCACTTCGCCACGGGCCGTGATCCCCTGGTCAGCTTCGGCCAGGGCTGCGAGGGCGAGCCGCTCACCCAGGGCGACCTCCTGGAAGAGTCCATCCGCCTGATCCGGGCCAAGGAGCCCAAGGGCACGGTGAACCTCAACAGCAACGGGTCGCTGCCCGGGGTGGTCTCGCGGCTCATGGAGGCGGGGCTCAGCTCCATCCGGGTCTCGGTGAACAGCCTGGTGCCCGAGCGCCACCAGGCCTACTACCAGCCCCGGGGCTGGTCCTTGCAGGACGCCATCGAGTCGATCAAGGTGGTCAAGGCAGCCGGAGGCCACACCTCGCTTAACCTGCTGACCATGCCCGGGGTCACCGACCGGCCCGAGGAGTTCGAGGCCCTGGCCCAGGTGGTGGCCGACACCGGCCTGGACCTGATCCAGTGGCGCAACCTCAACATCGACCCCGAGGTGTATCTGGAGACCCTGGGCCTCCAGCCGCCCACCGAGCGCATGGGCATCCCCCAAATGATAGCCGCGCTCAAGCTCCGTTTCCGGGCGCTCAAGCACGGCTATTTCAATCCCAAGTTGGAGTCCTCGCGGAGCGTCTAG
- a CDS encoding FAD-dependent oxidoreductase yields MIKSGPMDARYDVMVVGLGPAGAAAARELAGAGLHVLALDGAGERAKPCGGCLSSRGLEALAWLEPPEWLSAHPVRRLWVGYPGKSAVDYVSARVGAYLVERARLDAWLAAKAREAGAEVVAARARALRQESGLWVAQGREGSWRAPWLVLAAGAGSRLVPGLGLEPGHWRFAALVQERPLPLGLQPWLRDAALLELGGVAGGYAWAFGRGEVLNLGVAGLVQNDQGGPGGLRRRLAAFTRRLGLEPEGTPRGAVIPCPHCRRLSLVKNRAALVGDAAGLADPVLGEGIAQAVASGRMAAQAILAGDLGLYQKRAEDTLLRDHHHARLLGRLIYRAPGFFHHLARTHPHGLELGFAWLRGELAPGDMWGALARGLAGLSPHLARGAGAYYSSPLD; encoded by the coding sequence GTGATAAAAAGCGGGCCTATGGACGCGCGCTACGATGTCATGGTGGTGGGTTTGGGCCCGGCCGGGGCGGCGGCGGCCCGCGAGCTGGCCGGGGCGGGCTTGCACGTGCTGGCCCTGGACGGGGCCGGGGAGCGGGCCAAGCCCTGCGGCGGCTGCCTGTCCTCGCGCGGCCTGGAGGCCCTGGCCTGGCTGGAGCCGCCGGAGTGGCTCAGCGCCCATCCGGTGCGCCGCCTGTGGGTGGGCTATCCCGGCAAGTCGGCGGTGGACTACGTCTCGGCCCGGGTGGGGGCCTATCTGGTGGAGCGCGCCCGCCTGGACGCCTGGCTGGCCGCGAAAGCCCGCGAGGCCGGGGCCGAGGTGGTCGCGGCCCGCGCCCGGGCCCTGCGCCAAGAGAGCGGCCTCTGGGTGGCCCAGGGGCGGGAGGGCTCCTGGCGGGCCCCCTGGCTGGTGCTGGCCGCCGGGGCGGGCTCCCGCTTGGTTCCCGGCCTGGGCCTGGAGCCGGGGCATTGGCGCTTCGCGGCCTTGGTTCAGGAGCGGCCCCTGCCGCTGGGCCTGCAGCCCTGGCTGCGCGACGCCGCCCTGTTGGAGCTGGGCGGAGTGGCCGGCGGCTATGCCTGGGCCTTTGGCCGGGGCGAGGTGCTCAACCTGGGGGTGGCGGGCCTGGTGCAAAACGACCAGGGCGGTCCCGGGGGGCTGCGCCGCCGCCTGGCCGCCTTCACCCGCCGCCTGGGCCTGGAGCCCGAAGGCACGCCTCGGGGGGCGGTTATCCCCTGCCCTCATTGCCGCCGTTTGAGCTTGGTGAAAAACCGGGCCGCCCTGGTGGGCGACGCGGCCGGTCTGGCCGACCCGGTGCTGGGCGAGGGCATCGCCCAGGCCGTGGCCAGTGGGCGCATGGCCGCCCAAGCCATCCTGGCCGGAGACCTGGGGCTCTACCAAAAGCGGGCCGAGGACACTTTGCTCCGGGACCATCACCACGCCCGCCTGCTGGGCCGGCTCATCTACCGCGCGCCGGGGTTTTTCCACCACCTGGCCCGCACCCACCCCCACGGCCTGGAGCTGGGTTTCGCCTGGCTGCGGGGCGAGCTGGCCCCGGGAGACATGTGGGGCGCCCTGGCGCGGGGGCTCGCGGGCCTTTCGCCCCACCTTGCGCGCGGAGCGGGCGCATACTATAGTTCACCCCTGGATTAG
- a CDS encoding septum formation initiator family protein, producing MAPKQRARYWWPLILAGVALLCGLVIWRGAANLSLLRSELEQVRQTNQRLDNDNRALYRQVQRLRQDKAALERAVRQEMGLVGDDEIVYTSPGKKPPEGGAKK from the coding sequence ATGGCCCCCAAGCAGCGCGCCCGCTACTGGTGGCCCCTGATACTGGCGGGGGTGGCGCTGCTGTGCGGCCTGGTCATCTGGCGGGGGGCGGCCAACCTCTCCCTGCTCCGGAGCGAGTTGGAGCAGGTGCGCCAAACCAACCAGCGCCTGGACAATGACAACCGGGCCCTGTATCGCCAGGTGCAGCGCCTGCGCCAAGACAAGGCCGCCCTGGAGCGCGCGGTGCGCCAGGAGATGGGCCTGGTGGGCGACGACGAGATTGTCTACACCTCCCCGGGCAAGAAACCGCCCGAGGGGGGTGCTAAAAAATAG
- the efp gene encoding elongation factor P has translation MYSTAEFRRGLKIEIDGKPYTIVEFQHVKPGKGGAFVRTKLKNLETGQVLEQTFRSGAKVGIPDLEENHTQFLYQDGDQYVFMDNDTYDQLFIVEEYLGDAVNFFKPNIEVSVLFFNGKPIGVDLPITVELEVTETEPGVKGDTATGATKIATLESGLTVQVPLFIEEGDVLKIDTRTGEYLERA, from the coding sequence ATGTACAGCACGGCAGAGTTTCGCCGCGGTTTGAAGATCGAGATCGACGGCAAGCCCTACACCATCGTGGAGTTCCAGCACGTCAAGCCCGGCAAGGGCGGCGCCTTTGTGCGCACCAAGCTGAAAAACCTGGAGACCGGCCAGGTGCTGGAGCAGACCTTCCGCTCCGGGGCCAAGGTGGGCATCCCCGACCTGGAGGAGAACCACACCCAGTTCCTCTACCAGGACGGCGACCAGTACGTGTTCATGGATAACGACACCTATGACCAGCTTTTCATCGTCGAGGAGTACCTGGGCGACGCAGTGAACTTCTTCAAGCCCAACATCGAGGTGAGCGTGCTGTTTTTCAACGGCAAGCCCATCGGCGTGGACCTGCCCATCACCGTGGAGCTGGAGGTGACCGAGACCGAGCCCGGCGTGAAGGGCGACACCGCCACCGGCGCCACCAAAATCGCCACCCTGGAGTCCGGGCTCACGGTGCAGGTCCCCCTGTTCATCGAAGAAGGCGACGTGCTCAAGATAGACACGCGCACTGGAGAATACCTGGAACGTGCCTGA
- a CDS encoding glutamine--tRNA ligase/YqeY domain fusion protein, which produces MAAAETPAPTNFIRNIIDEHNRNGRFEGRVVTRFPPEPNGYLHIGHAKSICLNFGLARDYQGHCHLRFDDTNPAKEEQEYIDSIMDDVRWLGFDWGENLFYASNYFEQLYEFALKLIKDGKAYVDDLSAEEIRAHRGTLTEPGKNSPFRDRTVEENLELFTGMKEGKYPDGSRVLRAKIDMAHPNLVMRDPTLYRIRRVIHHRTGDKWCIYPMYDFTHCISDSIEKITHSICTLEFEDNRALYDWVLNQLDIYHPQQIEFARLNLEFAVMSKRKLLELVKDHHVDGWDDPRMLTIRGMRRRGFTPESVRLFCERIGVGKKESWIDMYWLEKAVRDDLNTKAPRVMGVLDPVKVVLTNYPEGEEEFFEAPYYPDDPPAMGSRAVPFCRELFIDRDDFMEVPAKKFWRLAPGQEVRLRWAYFITCQEVVKDAEGNIIELRCTYDPATKGGDAPDGRKVKGTIHWVSARHGVPAEVRLYDRLFTVPNPDADKSRDYKEFLNPESKVVMPNAVLEPSLAEAAPEARYQFERKGYFYVDPKESAPGKPVFNRIVTLKDSWAKIVEAAKREAAAAARAAKKKKKQQKKQG; this is translated from the coding sequence ATGGCCGCGGCCGAAACCCCCGCTCCTACCAACTTCATCCGCAACATCATCGACGAGCACAACCGCAATGGGCGCTTCGAGGGCCGGGTGGTTACCCGCTTCCCGCCCGAGCCCAACGGCTATTTGCACATTGGCCACGCCAAGAGCATCTGCCTGAACTTCGGCCTGGCCCGCGACTATCAGGGCCACTGTCACCTGCGCTTTGACGACACCAACCCGGCCAAGGAGGAGCAGGAGTACATCGACTCCATCATGGACGATGTGCGCTGGCTGGGCTTCGACTGGGGCGAGAACCTCTTTTACGCCTCCAACTACTTTGAGCAGCTCTACGAGTTCGCCCTCAAGCTGATCAAGGACGGCAAGGCCTATGTGGACGACCTGAGCGCCGAGGAGATCAGGGCCCACCGGGGCACCCTCACCGAGCCGGGCAAGAACAGCCCCTTCCGGGACCGCACGGTGGAGGAGAACCTGGAGCTGTTCACCGGCATGAAGGAGGGCAAGTACCCGGACGGCTCCCGCGTGCTCCGGGCCAAGATCGACATGGCCCACCCCAACCTGGTGATGCGCGACCCCACCCTGTACCGCATCCGCCGGGTGATCCACCACCGCACCGGCGACAAGTGGTGCATCTACCCCATGTACGACTTCACCCACTGCATCTCCGACTCCATCGAGAAGATCACCCACTCCATCTGCACTCTGGAGTTCGAGGACAACCGCGCCCTGTACGACTGGGTCTTGAACCAGCTCGACATCTACCACCCCCAGCAGATCGAGTTCGCCCGGCTCAACCTGGAATTCGCGGTGATGTCCAAGCGCAAGCTTCTGGAGCTGGTCAAGGACCACCACGTGGACGGCTGGGACGACCCCCGCATGCTCACCATCCGGGGGATGCGCCGCCGGGGCTTTACGCCGGAGTCGGTGCGCCTGTTCTGCGAGCGCATCGGGGTGGGCAAAAAAGAGTCTTGGATCGACATGTACTGGCTGGAAAAGGCGGTGCGCGACGATCTGAACACCAAGGCCCCCCGGGTCATGGGCGTGCTGGACCCCGTCAAGGTGGTACTCACCAACTACCCCGAGGGCGAAGAGGAGTTCTTCGAGGCTCCCTACTACCCCGACGACCCGCCGGCCATGGGCAGCCGGGCGGTGCCTTTCTGCCGCGAGCTGTTCATCGACCGCGACGACTTCATGGAGGTGCCGGCCAAGAAGTTCTGGCGCCTGGCTCCGGGACAGGAGGTGCGCCTCCGCTGGGCCTACTTCATCACCTGCCAGGAGGTGGTCAAGGACGCGGAAGGCAACATCATCGAGCTGCGCTGCACCTACGACCCGGCCACCAAGGGCGGCGACGCCCCGGACGGCCGCAAGGTGAAGGGCACCATCCACTGGGTTTCGGCCCGGCACGGCGTGCCCGCCGAGGTGCGCCTCTACGACCGCCTGTTCACCGTGCCCAACCCGGACGCGGACAAGAGCCGCGACTACAAGGAGTTCTTGAACCCCGAGTCCAAGGTGGTGATGCCCAATGCGGTGCTGGAGCCCAGCCTGGCCGAGGCCGCGCCGGAGGCCCGCTACCAGTTCGAGCGCAAGGGCTACTTCTACGTGGACCCCAAGGAGAGCGCGCCGGGCAAGCCGGTGTTCAACCGCATCGTGACTCTCAAGGACTCCTGGGCCAAGATCGTGGAGGCGGCCAAACGCGAGGCCGCCGCGGCGGCGCGGGCGGCCAAGAAGAAAAAGAAGCAGCAGAAAAAACAGGGCTAG
- a CDS encoding HigA family addiction module antidote protein, with amino-acid sequence MSREDLQPLHPGDVLRDQFMVPRRETLNGLAGELGVPLGMLRRVISGESSMSLALAHKLAQHYGLAVNFWLRLQGRYDQQAA; translated from the coding sequence ATGAGTCGGGAAGACCTTCAGCCGTTGCACCCTGGGGACGTGTTGCGAGACCAGTTCATGGTCCCGCGCCGCGAGACCCTCAACGGTCTGGCCGGTGAGTTGGGTGTGCCCTTGGGTATGCTCCGGCGGGTCATCTCCGGTGAAAGCTCCATGTCCCTGGCCCTGGCCCACAAGCTGGCCCAGCACTACGGCCTGGCCGTGAACTTCTGGCTGCGCCTGCAAGGCCGTTACGACCAACAGGCGGCCTAG
- a CDS encoding L-fuculose-phosphate aldolase — protein MLEERKLVVEFGRKMVSSGLTTGAGGNISLLNPARTLAAITPSGVDYFEMTPGQVVLVDLDGKQVDGPGRPSSELSFHLALYRERPEARAVVHTHSPYATTLACLGWELPPAHYLVGFAGHKVPLAPYHTYGTPELAQAVVKTMQGFNAALLANHGLVAVGPSLPRAYAVAEEVEFAARVFYQAKTVGEPKLLSRKQMEKVLAKFATYGQQ, from the coding sequence ATGCTCGAGGAAAGAAAGCTGGTGGTGGAGTTTGGGCGCAAGATGGTGAGCAGCGGACTCACCACCGGCGCGGGAGGCAACATCAGCCTGCTCAACCCGGCCCGCACCCTGGCGGCCATCACCCCCAGCGGGGTGGACTACTTCGAGATGACCCCGGGCCAGGTGGTGCTGGTGGACCTGGACGGCAAACAGGTTGACGGACCCGGCCGCCCTTCCAGTGAGCTGAGCTTTCATCTGGCCCTGTACAGGGAACGGCCCGAAGCCAGAGCAGTGGTGCACACCCATTCGCCTTATGCCACCACCCTGGCCTGCCTGGGCTGGGAGCTGCCTCCGGCCCACTATCTGGTGGGCTTCGCGGGGCACAAGGTTCCCCTGGCCCCTTACCACACCTATGGCACCCCGGAGCTGGCCCAGGCGGTGGTCAAAACCATGCAAGGCTTCAACGCCGCTCTCTTGGCCAACCACGGCCTGGTGGCCGTGGGCCCCAGCCTGCCCCGCGCCTATGCCGTGGCCGAGGAAGTGGAGTTCGCCGCGCGGGTCTTTTACCAGGCCAAGACGGTGGGCGAGCCCAAGCTCCTCTCTCGCAAGCAGATGGAAAAGGTGCTGGCCAAGTTCGCCACCTACGGCCAACAGTAG
- a CDS encoding M15 family metallopeptidase — protein MPRPSLSLLLIATLLFIAAPALAAAPPQGLVDAASVVPGLVLDMRYAGPHNFVGRPVNGYQAPRCLLTPQAAQALAAVQAELKPLGLGIKVYDCYRPQRAVDHFVAWAKDLEDRLTQAEFYPTVPKDQLFKQGYIAQKSSHSRGSTVDLTVVPLPTPTQAAYRPGQKLSPCFAPAAQRFGDNGLDMGTGFDCFHALSHTANPAIDPQQRANRLLLKSLMERHGFVNFDLEWWHYTLKDEPFPQTYFDFPVR, from the coding sequence GTGCCGCGCCCAAGCTTGTCTCTGCTCTTGATAGCCACCCTGCTGTTCATCGCCGCCCCGGCCCTGGCCGCCGCGCCGCCCCAGGGCCTGGTGGACGCGGCCAGCGTGGTGCCCGGACTGGTGCTGGACATGCGCTACGCGGGGCCGCACAACTTCGTGGGCCGTCCGGTGAATGGCTACCAGGCCCCCCGCTGCCTGCTGACCCCCCAGGCGGCCCAAGCCCTGGCCGCGGTGCAGGCCGAGCTCAAGCCCCTGGGCCTGGGGATCAAGGTGTATGACTGCTACCGTCCTCAGCGGGCGGTGGACCATTTCGTGGCCTGGGCCAAGGACCTGGAGGACCGCCTGACCCAGGCCGAGTTCTATCCCACCGTGCCCAAGGACCAGCTGTTCAAGCAAGGCTACATCGCGCAAAAATCCTCGCACAGCCGGGGCAGCACCGTGGACCTCACCGTGGTGCCCCTGCCCACGCCCACGCAGGCGGCCTATCGCCCCGGCCAAAAGCTGTCCCCCTGCTTCGCCCCGGCTGCTCAGCGCTTCGGTGACAACGGCCTGGACATGGGCACCGGCTTCGACTGCTTCCACGCCCTGAGCCACACCGCCAACCCGGCCATCGACCCCCAACAGCGGGCCAACCGCCTGCTGCTCAAATCGCTCATGGAGCGCCACGGCTTTGTAAACTTCGACCTGGAATGGTGGCACTACACCCTCAAGGACGAGCCCTTTCCCCAGACCTATTTCGACTTCCCGGTGCGCTAG
- a CDS encoding 4Fe-4S dicluster domain-containing protein, with the protein MKFWREPLDVGDIKVTRGKVTVVEDRCKGCEFCISYCSRGVLAMSQTFNRKGYHFPEVIAPKLCVNCHFCEVICPEFAIFSQEDEGRA; encoded by the coding sequence ATGAAGTTTTGGCGTGAACCGCTGGACGTGGGTGACATCAAGGTGACCCGTGGCAAGGTGACCGTGGTGGAGGATCGTTGCAAGGGCTGCGAGTTCTGCATCTCCTATTGCTCCCGCGGCGTCTTGGCCATGAGCCAGACCTTCAACCGCAAGGGCTACCACTTCCCCGAGGTGATCGCGCCCAAGCTTTGCGTGAACTGTCATTTCTGCGAGGTGATCTGCCCTGAGTTCGCCATCTTTTCGCAAGAGGACGAAGGGAGGGCGTAA